The Mycoplasma sp. 1654_15 genome contains a region encoding:
- a CDS encoding CTP synthase: MSKFIFVTGGVLSGIGKGIVVSSLGNLLKYRGYSVFIIKLDPYLNVDPGVLSPYEHGEVYVTEDGGETDLDLGHYERFTDENLSKDSNFTSGKIISKILEKERKGLYNGKTLQYIPHVSDEIINILKNIEKKYNTDFVLVEIGGTVGDIESNLFLYAISQMGYESDFENSYYVHLTYVPFLETSKDFKTKPTQFSVSKLHAMGIRPNMIFLRTHKELNKETAMKVAKASLLPIKNVVSIPDLKNVYEIPLYFEEKHVVQSILDYFKLEQKPADLTKWKQFEELYNSKKEETLKIMMLGKYTEFVDAYKSIVEALRISGVYNKTDIELKFLDTTTSDKKESMNLETLKEADGVVILPGFGKRGFENKVKAAAFTKENNIPTFGICLGMQAMTVAQARHKGIINANSKEFATEKDEVYVLDFNIKDGDKLQLGGTLRLGASEVEFKKDSLIEKIYKTSKTTERHRHRYEVVKEFVPVLEDERFIFSAKHPQSELIEACEDPKHIFYLGVQYHPEFLARPLKPHPLFDAFLKASLKYKKLKKENAKK, encoded by the coding sequence ATGTCTAAGTTTATTTTTGTAACCGGTGGTGTTTTATCAGGTATTGGAAAAGGAATTGTTGTTTCTTCTTTAGGTAATTTACTAAAATATCGTGGATATTCTGTCTTCATAATCAAATTAGATCCTTATTTAAATGTAGATCCTGGAGTTTTATCTCCTTACGAACATGGAGAGGTTTATGTTACTGAAGATGGAGGAGAAACTGACCTAGATTTGGGTCATTATGAAAGATTTACAGATGAAAATCTTTCCAAAGATTCTAACTTTACAAGTGGAAAAATTATTTCAAAAATCCTTGAAAAAGAAAGAAAAGGACTATACAACGGAAAGACTTTGCAGTATATCCCACACGTTAGTGATGAAATTATAAACATCTTAAAAAATATAGAAAAAAAATACAACACTGACTTTGTTTTAGTAGAAATAGGTGGAACTGTTGGTGATATTGAATCTAACTTATTTTTATATGCAATTTCACAAATGGGTTATGAAAGCGATTTTGAAAATTCTTATTATGTACATTTAACTTATGTTCCTTTCTTAGAAACATCAAAAGACTTCAAAACAAAGCCTACACAATTTTCTGTATCTAAATTACATGCTATGGGTATTCGTCCAAACATGATTTTTTTAAGAACTCACAAAGAACTAAATAAAGAAACCGCAATGAAAGTAGCAAAAGCTTCATTGTTACCTATCAAAAATGTGGTTTCTATACCAGATCTTAAAAATGTCTATGAAATTCCTTTATATTTCGAAGAAAAACACGTTGTTCAGTCTATTTTAGATTACTTTAAATTAGAACAAAAACCGGCTGATTTAACAAAGTGGAAACAATTTGAAGAGTTATATAATTCTAAAAAAGAAGAAACTTTAAAAATAATGATGTTAGGAAAATATACAGAATTTGTTGATGCTTATAAATCTATCGTTGAAGCTTTAAGAATTTCAGGAGTATATAATAAAACAGATATTGAACTAAAATTTTTAGATACTACTACTTCTGATAAAAAAGAATCAATGAATTTAGAAACATTAAAAGAAGCAGACGGAGTTGTTATCCTGCCAGGATTTGGTAAACGTGGCTTTGAAAACAAAGTAAAAGCAGCTGCTTTCACAAAAGAAAATAATATTCCTACTTTTGGTATTTGTTTAGGAATGCAAGCTATGACTGTTGCTCAAGCAAGACACAAAGGGATTATCAATGCAAATTCTAAAGAGTTTGCAACAGAAAAAGATGAAGTATATGTTTTAGATTTTAATATTAAAGATGGAGACAAACTACAATTAGGTGGTACTCTTAGATTAGGTGCTTCTGAAGTTGAATTTAAAAAAGATTCTTTAATTGAAAAAATATACAAAACAAGCAAAACCACAGAAAGACATCGTCATAGATATGAAGTAGTTAAAGAATTTGTTCCTGTTTTAGAAGATGAAAGATTTATTTTTTCAGCAAAACATCCACAATCTGAACTAATCGAAGCTTGTGAAGATCCAAAACACATTTTTTATTTAGGAGTTCAATATCATCCAGAATTTCTAGCTAGACCTTTAAAACCACATCCATTATTTGATGCCTTTTTAAAAGCTTCTTTAAAATATAAAAAATTAAAAAAAGAAAATGCAAAAAAATAA